A genomic region of Arachis hypogaea cultivar Tifrunner chromosome 5, arahy.Tifrunner.gnm2.J5K5, whole genome shotgun sequence contains the following coding sequences:
- the LOC112800604 gene encoding peroxidase 10 has product MECTNNKHPFVFLFSLVFLTPLVCSQLYYNFYDSTCPNLTRIVRYNVLSAMNNDTRIAASLLRLHFHDCFVNGCDGSVLLDTTSTFTGEKNALPNKNSVRGFEVIDTIKSALEKACPATVSCADILTLAAREAVFLSKGPFWVVPLGRRDGTTASESEANNLPSPFDPLENITAKFVAKGLELKDVAVLLGAHTFGFAQCFTFKARLFNFGGSGKSDPTLDGSLLQNLQNLCPNQASSDTNLAPLDPVTTNTFDNIYYRNLLNNSGLLLSDQALMGDNTTASLVNMYSKWPLLFFRDFAVSMEKMGRISVLTGQQGQVRTNCRFVN; this is encoded by the exons ATGGAATGTACTAATAATAAGCACCCTTTTGTTTTCTTGTTCTCGCTAGTGTTCCTCACTCCTTTAGTGTGCTCTCAACTTTACTATAATTTCTACGACTCAACTTGCCCAAACCTCACCAGAATCGTTAGATACAACGTTTTGTCAGCTATGAACAATGACACAAGGATTGCAGCTTCTCTCCTGCGCCttcatttccatgattgtttcgTCAAC GGATGTGATGGATCTGTGTTGCTTGATACAACCAGCACTTTTACTGGGGAGAAAAATGCTCTGCCTAACAAGAATTCAGTGAGAGGATTTGAGGTGATTGACACAATCAAATCAGCATTAGAGAAGGCATGTCCAGCCACTGTGTCATGTGCTGATATACTAACTCTAGCTGCAAGAGAAGCTGTTTTTCTT AGTAAAGGGCCATTTTGGGTTGTCCCTCTTGGTCGTAGAGATGGCACCACAGCAAGTGAGAGCGAGGCAAACAATTTGCCATCACCCTTTGATCCTCTTGAAAATATTACAGCCAAGTTCGTTGCCAAAGGTCTTGAATTGAAGGATGTAGCAGTGCTCCTAG GTGCACACACCTTTGGGTTTGCACAATGCTTTACATTCAAGGCAAGGCTATTCAACTTTGGTGGAAGTGGTAAATCGGATCCAACACTAGATGGTTCACTACTACAGAATCTACAGAACCTATGTCCAAACCAAGCTAGCTCTGACACAAACTTGGCACCCTTGGATCCTGTGACAACCAACACATTCGACAACATATATTACAGAAACCTGCTCAACAATTCAGGGCTGCTTCTATCAGACCAGGCTCTAATGGGTGACAACACCACTGCTTCATTGGTCAACATGTATAGCAAGTGGCCTCTTCTCTTCTTCAGAGACTTTGCTGTTTCTATGGAGAAAATGGGCCGCATCAGTGTGCTCACTGGACAACAGGGCCAAGTAAGGACTAATTGTAGATTTGTCAACTAA